Sequence from the Thermodesulfobacteriota bacterium genome:
GCTTGATCCGGACCTGGCTCGCTACGTAATTGAGTTTCCGTTTGGTGATGTTTACAGCCGACCAGGCCTAGATTTGAGGTCGAGGGAGATTGCTACAATTGCCGCACTTATTACATTGGGCAATGCGCCTCTGCAGTTAAAAGTGCATATTCGCAGTGCACTCAATGTCGGTGTATCACGGCAGGAGATTGTAGAGATTATCATTCAGATGGCGGTTTACGCCGGGTTTCCAGCTGCGCTTAATGCTATACGTGCCGCCAAAGAGGTATTTGAGGAACTAGACAAAGAAGAAAACGAGAAGAGGACAAAAAGCACGAGAACAAACAAGTTCATCCCTCGTCTGGTTAAAATCAATGAAAAATCAAGAATCAGGCAAAATAAAAGTAAACGACATAGACGTGTACTATGAAAACCATGGAGAAGGTGAGCCGCTTCTTCTTGTGGAGGGGCTCGGATACTCAACCTGGATGTGGTTCAAGCAGATTCCGGATTTTTCCAGGGCACATCAGGTTATTATCTTTGATAACCGTGGTGTCGGGAATACCGATAAGCCAGATTTAGAGTACACGATAGAGATAATGGCCGATGATGCCGCGGGTCTTCTCCGAGCTTTGGATATAGAATCCGCCCATGTCCTCGGGGTTTCCATGGGCGGTTTTATTGCTCAGGAGATGGCTATAAGGCATCCGCTGATAGTCAGGAGCCTTACCCTGGTCTCGACCAGTTTTAGCGGAAGAGAGATTATACACAGGGCTTCCAACTCACTCATTAACAACTTTTCCGGCTTCTGGGAAATAATGCCGGCTATGCTGGAGATGAGTGGAAAAGGGGGCGTTCCAATGGTTAATTCATTCGGGTCGCATGAGAAACAGAAGATTCGCCGAGGCCTCTCTCTTGCTTTTACCCCGGAGTACTTCGATTCTAATCAAGAT
This genomic interval carries:
- a CDS encoding alpha/beta hydrolase, translated to MKNQESGKIKVNDIDVYYENHGEGEPLLLVEGLGYSTWMWFKQIPDFSRAHQVIIFDNRGVGNTDKPDLEYTIEIMADDAAGLLRALDIESAHVLGVSMGGFIAQEMAIRHPLIVRSLTLVSTSFSGREIIHRASNSLINNFSGFWEIMPAMLEMSGKGGVPMVNSFGSHEKQKIRRGLSLAFTPEYFDSNQDQIDRIVEWRLANPQPFYAWNRQFMAGMKFDASDRVHQIKAPTLVVTGSEDRIVLPSSSKALADKIPNSRLVEIQGTGHLSFMERAEEFNRIVVSFLEEVAQENKPETQRKQAGTWWRRIILSFFGQKN